In Halobacillus amylolyticus, the following proteins share a genomic window:
- the serC gene encoding 3-phosphoserine/phosphohydroxythreonine transaminase: MKRIYNFSAGPSILPLPVLEKAQKELVNYADSGMSVMELSHRSELFTEIIMEAEQLLRELMDIPGDYKVLFVQGGASQQFAMVPMNLLGKSGKADYVNTGSWSKKAIKEAKKYGDIRVVASSEDANFTNIPVVDSGMTDPEADYVHITTNNTIEGTAFTEVPDTGTIPLVADMSSNILSEEIDVSKYGLIYAGAQKNIGPAGLTVVVIREDLIGKASENCPAMLDYKTHSDSGSLYNTPPTFGIYMAKLVFEWIKELGGLKEMERINREKAQLLYDFIDESELFTSPVDKDSRSIMNIPFVSPSAELDADFIKKAKAEGLETLKGHRSVGGMRASLYNAMPIEGVRSLVTFMKEFENNHE, encoded by the coding sequence ATGAAGCGGATTTATAATTTTTCAGCAGGACCTTCTATATTGCCACTACCAGTATTAGAAAAGGCACAAAAAGAGTTAGTTAATTATGCGGATTCGGGAATGTCTGTGATGGAGTTAAGTCATCGATCGGAGTTATTTACAGAGATTATCATGGAGGCTGAGCAGCTGCTAAGAGAACTGATGGATATTCCAGGGGATTACAAAGTTCTATTTGTCCAAGGTGGAGCCTCGCAGCAATTTGCTATGGTACCGATGAATCTCCTTGGTAAAAGTGGGAAAGCGGACTATGTCAATACAGGGTCCTGGTCGAAGAAGGCGATCAAAGAAGCTAAGAAATATGGTGACATTCGTGTGGTTGCTTCCTCAGAGGATGCCAATTTCACTAATATACCGGTAGTCGACAGCGGAATGACTGATCCGGAAGCGGATTATGTCCATATTACGACGAATAACACAATTGAGGGAACGGCATTTACTGAAGTTCCTGATACAGGGACCATCCCACTTGTAGCCGACATGTCATCGAATATTTTGTCGGAAGAAATCGATGTCTCTAAATATGGTCTGATTTATGCTGGAGCGCAAAAAAATATCGGACCTGCCGGGTTAACCGTCGTTGTGATTCGAGAAGATTTAATTGGGAAAGCATCGGAAAACTGTCCGGCCATGCTTGATTATAAAACGCACAGTGATAGCGGGTCCTTGTATAACACTCCACCGACATTTGGCATTTACATGGCGAAACTGGTTTTTGAATGGATAAAAGAGCTTGGCGGGCTTAAGGAAATGGAGCGTATCAACCGTGAAAAAGCGCAACTATTGTACGACTTTATTGATGAATCGGAGCTGTTTACTTCTCCAGTAGATAAAGACAGTCGCTCGATTATGAATATTCCTTTTGTCAGCCCGTCGGCGGAATTAGATGCCGATTTTATTAAGAAAGCAAAGGCAGAGGGACTTGAGACGTTGAAAGGCCATCGATCTGTAGGGGGCATGCGTGCAAGCCTTTACAATGCGATGCCGATAGAAGGTGTACGGTCACTGGTCACTTTTATGAAAGAATTTGAAAATAATCATGAGTAA
- a CDS encoding DUF3231 family protein: protein MEIHHNTRLTSAEISQIWGSYQNDTLTVCVLRYFLAHVEDDDIRRLLQYNLEVAESHVHKLTTMCKNENFPVPVGFTEDDVHVDAPRLFSDTFMLFYAQQIGKLGMNAHSVSTALSARPDIHAYFFECLKEYGDLHEKANHLLLSKGLYVRPPYIPYPEQVDFVSNRDFLTGWFGDRRPLTSLEITNLYDNIQRNSLGVAVLMGFSQVARSKKVTQYMRRGKKIAAKHVEVFGSILTEDDIPSAVTWDSEVTRSTTAPFSDKLMMFHVTALIAIGIGYYGTSMSTSMRRDIPLKYTRLTAEIAKYSEDGAKLMIDNGWLENPPQSPDRDKLAKE from the coding sequence ATGGAAATTCACCATAACACTAGATTAACTTCAGCAGAGATCTCACAAATATGGGGATCTTATCAAAACGATACATTAACGGTTTGTGTCCTTCGTTATTTTTTGGCACATGTTGAAGATGACGATATCCGCCGCCTGTTACAATATAATTTGGAGGTAGCAGAGTCCCACGTCCACAAGCTAACAACGATGTGTAAGAATGAGAACTTCCCCGTTCCCGTTGGCTTCACTGAGGATGATGTACACGTGGATGCACCAAGGCTTTTTTCGGACACATTTATGTTGTTTTATGCCCAACAGATTGGAAAATTGGGGATGAATGCACACAGTGTATCTACAGCTCTGTCAGCACGACCAGATATTCATGCTTATTTTTTTGAGTGCTTGAAGGAATATGGCGATCTCCATGAGAAAGCTAACCATTTATTATTATCAAAAGGACTTTATGTTCGTCCCCCTTATATTCCTTATCCTGAACAAGTCGATTTTGTGTCAAACCGTGATTTCCTTACAGGTTGGTTTGGTGACAGACGACCTTTGACTTCTTTAGAAATAACCAATCTGTATGACAATATTCAACGAAACAGTTTAGGAGTAGCGGTTTTAATGGGATTCAGCCAAGTTGCTAGATCAAAAAAAGTAACCCAGTACATGAGAAGAGGTAAAAAAATTGCAGCTAAGCACGTGGAAGTATTTGGCTCAATATTAACTGAAGATGATATACCATCAGCCGTTACATGGGATTCAGAAGTGACTAGATCAACTACTGCACCTTTTTCCGACAAACTGATGATGTTTCACGTTACAGCGCTGATCGCCATTGGAATCGGTTATTATGGAACAAGCATGTCTACATCAATGAGAAGGGACATTCCTTTAAAATACACACGCCTTACAGCCGAAATTGCTAAGTACTCTGAGGATGGAGCTAAACTTATGATCGATAACGGATGGCTGGAGAATCCACCGCAATCCCCCGATCGCGATAAATTAGCCAAAGAATAG
- a CDS encoding DUF421 domain-containing protein, translating to MDYLEMFVEIIFGFVALFLVTKVLGKTQITQITAFDFISALVLGELVGNALYDDEVGIAKIAFAVILWGILIYLTEMITQKFKGTRSLLEGSPSLVIHEGKIMKQQLKKNKLDINQLQHLLRTKDVFSIKDVQFAVLETDGTISVLKTSDKQTPTKKDLNLPLSAVSLSSIFISDGEVLWDNLKESGFDESWLKTELRNQNISRVDQVLMAEYTPGEQLFVMPY from the coding sequence ATGGACTACTTGGAAATGTTCGTAGAAATTATATTCGGGTTCGTTGCCCTTTTTCTTGTAACAAAAGTACTCGGGAAAACGCAAATCACCCAAATAACAGCATTTGATTTTATTTCCGCATTAGTTTTAGGAGAACTCGTTGGAAATGCGCTTTATGACGATGAAGTTGGTATTGCCAAAATTGCTTTTGCAGTGATCCTTTGGGGTATCCTTATTTATCTAACTGAAATGATTACTCAAAAGTTTAAGGGGACTAGAAGCTTACTTGAGGGAAGTCCTTCCCTTGTAATTCATGAGGGGAAAATTATGAAGCAACAGCTGAAGAAAAATAAGCTTGATATTAACCAGCTTCAGCATTTGTTACGCACTAAGGATGTTTTTTCAATAAAAGATGTCCAATTTGCGGTTCTCGAAACGGACGGTACGATCTCCGTATTGAAGACATCTGATAAACAAACTCCAACAAAGAAAGACCTGAATCTTCCCTTGTCCGCTGTTTCCTTATCGAGTATTTTTATAAGTGATGGCGAAGTTCTGTGGGATAACCTCAAAGAGTCCGGGTTTGATGAGAGTTGGCTGAAAACAGAACTACGCAATCAGAACATTTCTCGTGTGGACCAGGTGCTCATGGCGGAATATACACCAGGAGAACAACTTTTTGTTATGCCTTATTAG
- a CDS encoding MBT domain-containing protein, translating to MRRSNGVIKQPEKRFNGWQHDFDEWEKRFSKRLTKLESELNKQMKKLEHYFE from the coding sequence ATGAGACGCTCAAATGGTGTCATTAAACAACCGGAGAAGCGGTTTAATGGATGGCAACATGATTTTGATGAATGGGAAAAACGATTCTCGAAAAGATTGACGAAGCTTGAAAGTGAACTCAATAAGCAAATGAAAAAGCTGGAGCATTATTTTGAATAA
- a CDS encoding MBL fold metallo-hydrolase gives MSFEQINDYCYYYNSAVNIGYVHDGETGLIIDAGIDTPSIKKMLKELKERELPLTHLFITHAHADHYGGAAHIQKHFNIKTIAPVFEEAILRNPMIEPLYLFGGNDPLPELQNKFLQGPKMDVDEAVSEGTLQVGALHVETYLLPGHSYHQLALLTKGVLFAADSYFSESQLQKHKIPYVTDADETLKSLKRLLTISCDGALPGHGVYERNFKDTVKANVHYHNELLQWVETYLQNYPEGVSHEQIVSAMCNYYNVNVQQFSQWLLFRTAVTAYLLALKKQDRVIDKIDEYRWMFFPPNKA, from the coding sequence ATGTCATTTGAACAAATCAACGACTACTGCTACTACTATAATAGTGCTGTTAATATCGGTTATGTACACGATGGGGAAACAGGTCTAATTATTGACGCGGGAATTGATACTCCCTCAATTAAAAAGATGCTCAAGGAACTCAAGGAAAGAGAGCTTCCGTTGACGCATCTTTTTATTACCCATGCTCACGCAGATCATTATGGTGGTGCTGCCCACATTCAAAAACACTTTAACATAAAAACGATTGCCCCTGTATTCGAAGAAGCTATTTTGCGAAATCCAATGATTGAACCTCTGTATTTATTTGGTGGAAACGATCCCTTACCGGAATTGCAAAATAAATTTTTACAAGGGCCGAAGATGGATGTGGATGAAGCTGTATCTGAAGGGACTTTGCAAGTCGGGGCATTACATGTTGAAACCTATTTATTGCCGGGGCATAGTTATCATCAACTCGCTCTTCTTACCAAGGGAGTCTTATTTGCGGCAGATTCATACTTCAGTGAATCGCAATTGCAAAAGCATAAAATCCCTTACGTAACAGACGCAGACGAAACACTTAAAAGTTTAAAAAGGCTTCTGACTATTTCTTGTGATGGGGCCTTGCCAGGACATGGCGTGTATGAAAGAAACTTCAAAGATACAGTCAAGGCTAATGTTCATTACCATAACGAATTATTACAATGGGTTGAAACCTACCTGCAAAATTACCCTGAAGGTGTAAGCCATGAACAAATTGTTTCAGCTATGTGCAATTACTATAATGTAAACGTTCAGCAGTTTTCTCAATGGCTTTTATTTAGAACGGCCGTCACAGCTTATTTATTAGCTTTGAAGAAACAAGATAGGGTGATCGATAAGATCGATGAATACCGCTGGATGTTCTTCCCCCCTAATAAGGCATAA
- a CDS encoding DUF3231 family protein produces the protein MDSTQHPSDKDKQIEDQIFEHQQHLQLNAAELGDLWSNYMGDSLSSCMFEHFIATVQDDEIKDLLLFNQGISKRHLATIAELFTKEEIPVPDGFGPSDINKSAPRLFEDTYILFYIQQMSISAYGQYTRALTTSIRQDIIDFYQQGIRELNEIYERSTHLLLKKGTISKPPKIPYPKKVDFVENTSFTSVFSKKSRPLASLEIKYLSINISTNILGKALMMGFSQVASSKRLRKLFQTGRDLANKQIKQYGALLTNDNIPSPTLMDSSVTDSQVAPFSDKLMLYHASLANQIGLENIGTSMSRTLRHDIHVKYEKFIIEIGLYSNHGQQLMIDHGWFEQPPLAPDRDKIVRNTIQ, from the coding sequence ATGGACTCAACGCAACATCCTTCAGATAAAGATAAACAAATCGAAGACCAAATTTTTGAACATCAACAGCACTTACAACTCAATGCTGCTGAGCTTGGTGATTTGTGGAGTAACTACATGGGAGATTCATTGTCTTCCTGTATGTTTGAACATTTTATAGCAACCGTCCAAGATGATGAAATTAAAGATCTCCTTTTATTCAATCAAGGGATCTCTAAGCGACACCTAGCTACAATTGCGGAATTATTTACTAAGGAAGAGATCCCTGTGCCAGATGGGTTTGGTCCGTCAGATATAAATAAAAGCGCCCCCCGCTTATTTGAAGATACCTATATACTATTTTACATTCAGCAGATGAGTATTAGCGCGTATGGACAATATACGAGAGCTTTAACGACCTCCATACGTCAAGATATTATCGATTTCTATCAACAAGGAATTCGTGAATTAAATGAAATATATGAACGGTCAACCCATCTCCTGCTTAAGAAAGGAACGATTAGCAAGCCACCGAAAATTCCCTACCCCAAAAAGGTGGATTTTGTTGAAAACACTTCCTTCACCTCTGTTTTTTCTAAGAAAAGCCGTCCATTAGCTTCTCTTGAGATCAAATACTTATCTATAAATATTTCAACCAATATTTTAGGAAAAGCCTTAATGATGGGGTTTAGTCAAGTCGCTTCTTCAAAAAGGTTAAGAAAGTTATTCCAAACCGGAAGAGACCTTGCAAATAAGCAAATAAAACAATATGGAGCTTTACTTACAAACGATAATATACCTAGCCCTACACTGATGGATTCGAGCGTCACAGATTCACAAGTAGCCCCGTTTAGTGACAAATTAATGCTGTATCATGCTAGTTTGGCAAATCAAATAGGGTTAGAAAATATCGGAACATCGATGTCAAGAACGTTACGACACGATATTCATGTCAAATACGAAAAATTCATTATTGAAATTGGTTTATATTCCAATCATGGACAACAGTTAATGATCGATCATGGTTGGTTTGAGCAGCCCCCATTAGCCCCTGACCGTGACAAAATCGTCCGGAACACGATTCAATAG
- a CDS encoding CotO family spore coat protein: protein MANRRKNAKPPVLYITQPHLDPVEISMQTSYHSETKENQSKSQPESESKGEPRSEPKSESTSQRYSSFEKQLRQRVPQSQNTKKKSQSKQEVEAVKSKADQTEESKKAESNRDRRQKFRDMTIEEKVNYFISLPAQVPKMKCEVSTPGEGQIRGYIQRYEEGMVYMKTFQKPFQKEVALEDIQSIRLLGF from the coding sequence ATGGCAAATAGAAGGAAAAACGCTAAGCCTCCTGTCTTGTATATTACGCAGCCTCACTTAGATCCAGTCGAAATATCGATGCAAACGAGCTACCATAGTGAAACAAAAGAGAACCAATCGAAAAGCCAACCAGAGAGCGAATCGAAGGGCGAGCCAAGGAGCGAACCAAAGAGCGAATCTACAAGTCAACGATATTCAAGTTTTGAGAAGCAGTTACGCCAAAGAGTTCCTCAAAGTCAAAATACAAAGAAAAAGTCACAATCAAAACAAGAAGTTGAAGCAGTTAAGAGTAAGGCTGATCAAACTGAAGAATCAAAAAAAGCGGAAAGCAATCGTGATCGCCGTCAGAAGTTCCGTGACATGACGATTGAAGAGAAGGTGAACTATTTTATTAGTCTGCCAGCCCAAGTTCCTAAAATGAAATGCGAAGTAAGCACACCAGGAGAGGGACAGATCCGAGGGTATATACAGAGATATGAAGAGGGAATGGTTTATATGAAGACCTTTCAAAAGCCGTTCCAAAAGGAAGTCGCACTTGAAGATATTCAATCCATCCGTTTACTGGGTTTTTAA
- a CDS encoding spore coat protein, which yields MYQNDTCYKDKYYNTCNTCKKDKEKCPCPKKPYEWNALDPTSDHPFGNTIDQDANAQLKNIQQSFESIVIKDSCDINVSTSDTQVAVNIQVAIQAAIALIVSISIADSEKANTITQDLNSQLKSSQVNRQQTYIENSRGVTVTTDDSDVAVNVQVALQVLVALVIRLGIL from the coding sequence ATGTACCAAAATGATACGTGTTATAAAGATAAGTACTACAATACGTGTAATACGTGTAAAAAGGATAAAGAAAAGTGTCCATGTCCTAAAAAACCATATGAGTGGAACGCCCTAGATCCAACAAGTGACCATCCCTTTGGAAATACTATCGATCAAGATGCGAATGCACAATTGAAAAACATCCAACAATCCTTCGAATCCATTGTTATCAAAGATTCATGTGATATCAATGTAAGCACGTCTGATACCCAGGTAGCAGTAAATATTCAGGTGGCTATTCAGGCTGCGATTGCCTTGATTGTCAGCATTTCAATTGCAGATAGTGAGAAGGCGAACACGATCACACAAGACCTAAATTCACAATTAAAATCCAGCCAGGTTAATAGACAACAAACTTATATCGAAAATTCTCGTGGAGTAACTGTAACGACAGACGATTCAGATGTAGCAGTTAATGTTCAAGTAGCACTACAAGTATTGGTTGCATTGGTGATTAGATTAGGTATTTTGTAA
- a CDS encoding DUF1360 domain-containing protein, producing MDIGWFDLLMLIFASFRFTRLIVDDLILEWIRQPFLKVVTTMDNNGHKEEWLEPKGMIGELISCQWCVGVWSALLMTAVYLFVPYGQVALLILAIAGLQSIIYEWSER from the coding sequence ATGGATATTGGATGGTTTGATTTATTGATGTTGATTTTTGCCAGTTTTCGTTTTACACGCCTTATCGTGGATGACCTCATTCTTGAATGGATACGGCAGCCGTTTTTAAAAGTCGTCACAACCATGGATAACAATGGTCATAAAGAGGAATGGCTTGAACCTAAGGGGATGATCGGTGAACTCATTAGTTGCCAGTGGTGTGTAGGAGTCTGGTCAGCTTTATTAATGACAGCAGTATACCTATTTGTTCCTTATGGACAGGTGGCGCTTCTGATTTTGGCAATAGCTGGTCTGCAATCAATTATTTATGAATGGAGTGAACGGTAA
- a CDS encoding YjcG family protein — MKYGIAIFPSKKVQDEANSYRKRYDPHYALIPPHITVKEPFETDEQVLESTIIPELKRIAKSTTSFSIKISKVSSFSPVTNTIYLKVDPSDEIVKLNQNLHEGIIPDNKEYSFVPHITIAQKLSDEEFSDVYGSLSMDSFDIVDKVDRFQLLYQLENGAWSVYETFRFGEQ; from the coding sequence ATGAAATATGGTATAGCAATTTTTCCATCAAAAAAAGTACAGGATGAGGCAAACTCTTATCGTAAACGTTATGACCCGCATTACGCTCTGATTCCACCGCATATTACTGTTAAAGAGCCCTTCGAAACAGATGAACAGGTACTTGAATCAACGATTATTCCTGAATTAAAAAGAATTGCCAAAAGTACAACTTCATTTTCCATAAAGATATCCAAAGTTAGTTCTTTCTCACCTGTTACTAACACCATTTACTTAAAGGTCGACCCATCTGACGAAATTGTGAAACTCAATCAGAATCTGCACGAAGGAATTATCCCTGATAATAAGGAGTATTCTTTTGTTCCTCACATCACGATTGCTCAGAAGCTTTCCGATGAGGAGTTCTCTGATGTGTATGGGAGTTTAAGTATGGATAGTTTTGATATTGTAGACAAAGTTGATCGTTTCCAACTCCTCTATCAATTAGAAAATGGGGCTTGGAGCGTCTACGAAACTTTTCGGTTTGGTGAACAGTAA
- the fabI gene encoding enoyl-ACP reductase FabI, translating into MIGSLEGRTYVVMGVANKRSIAWGIAQSLNKAGARLIFTYASERFEKPVRDLANTLEGPESSFYECDVTNDEAIDQTFAAIQNDVDVIHGLAHCIAFANREELKGEYVDTSRDGFLTAHNISSYSLTAVARAAKPVMSEGGGIVTLTYLGGEKVVENYNVMGIAKASLDASVKYLANDLGKHKIRVNAISAGPIRTLSAKGIGDFNKILTEIEERAPLRRAVTQEEVGDTAYFLMSDLARGVTGEVIHCDSGYNIVGY; encoded by the coding sequence ATGATAGGATCTTTAGAAGGACGTACCTATGTGGTCATGGGCGTTGCCAATAAACGCAGTATTGCATGGGGGATTGCGCAATCATTAAATAAAGCAGGAGCACGACTGATTTTCACTTATGCTTCCGAGCGGTTTGAAAAACCTGTCCGCGACTTAGCGAACACACTTGAAGGACCTGAATCCTCATTTTACGAATGTGATGTTACGAATGACGAGGCGATTGATCAAACGTTTGCAGCGATTCAAAATGATGTAGACGTCATCCATGGCCTAGCCCACTGCATCGCTTTTGCTAACCGTGAGGAACTAAAAGGGGAATACGTGGACACAAGTCGCGATGGATTTCTTACCGCACACAACATCAGTTCTTACTCACTGACTGCCGTAGCACGAGCTGCCAAGCCAGTCATGTCTGAAGGCGGAGGGATTGTTACACTCACATACCTTGGCGGAGAAAAAGTTGTCGAGAACTACAACGTCATGGGGATAGCTAAGGCGAGCCTGGATGCTAGTGTGAAATATTTAGCGAATGACCTTGGGAAACATAAGATCCGTGTCAACGCCATCTCCGCAGGACCGATCCGAACGCTGTCAGCCAAAGGAATTGGTGACTTTAACAAAATTTTAACTGAAATTGAAGAGCGTGCACCGCTCCGTCGTGCTGTCACCCAAGAAGAGGTAGGCGATACAGCCTATTTCCTGATGAGTGATCTGGCAAGAGGAGTTACAGGTGAAGTGATTCACTGCGATTCAGGATATAATATTGTAGGTTATTAA
- a CDS encoding alpha/beta hydrolase, whose product MGRDGTMQEYSINSQYLNEEMTLNVYTPKNFSPLYKYHFCIMQDGNDYFQMGRAATLSDQLHADKEIENTIFIGIHYHDKFDRRDKYHPDGKRQGDYVNFLVREVVPFLDEELPGFYMGNGRTLVGDSLAGTLALMTATRFPNVFGNVIMQSPYVDPHVMEVVKTVRDLSSLSIYHTIGNKETSVNTTDGATKDFLKPNLNLKEYLSHQPLSYVFHELDGDHTWKSWQQDLKRALQTIFG is encoded by the coding sequence ATGGGGAGAGACGGTACAATGCAGGAGTACAGCATCAATAGCCAATACTTAAATGAAGAAATGACGTTAAACGTGTACACACCCAAAAACTTCTCGCCACTGTATAAATACCATTTCTGCATTATGCAGGATGGAAATGACTACTTTCAGATGGGACGGGCTGCAACGCTGAGTGATCAGCTTCATGCAGATAAAGAAATTGAAAATACGATTTTTATTGGTATTCATTATCATGATAAGTTTGACCGTCGGGATAAATACCATCCTGATGGAAAAAGGCAGGGTGATTATGTTAACTTTTTAGTAAGAGAAGTTGTTCCTTTTCTAGATGAGGAGCTCCCTGGCTTTTATATGGGAAATGGACGTACACTGGTCGGCGATTCGTTAGCTGGTACACTTGCACTAATGACAGCCACTCGTTTTCCAAATGTATTCGGTAACGTCATTATGCAAAGCCCATATGTTGACCCTCACGTTATGGAGGTCGTAAAAACGGTGAGGGATTTATCTTCACTGTCGATTTATCATACGATTGGAAATAAGGAGACTTCAGTAAACACCACAGATGGGGCAACAAAAGATTTCTTAAAGCCCAATCTCAATCTAAAAGAATACTTATCACATCAGCCTTTATCTTATGTTTTTCATGAGCTCGACGGTGACCACACATGGAAATCCTGGCAGCAGGATTTAAAGCGAGCTTTACAAACGATATTTGGCTAA
- a CDS encoding GNAT family N-acetyltransferase, with the protein MHPDIRKVTKHEELSDAHRVRRNVFIKEQGVSEQDEHDAFEDQATHIVGYFDGEPFAAARLRFIEDYAKLERICVEKAHRGNSFGKQIIHYMETVIKDEGYSRAKLNSQTHAEGFYESLGYRTVSEEFMDAGIPHVTMIKDL; encoded by the coding sequence ATGCATCCGGATATTCGGAAAGTAACAAAACATGAAGAACTTAGCGATGCCCACCGTGTTAGGCGTAACGTTTTTATAAAAGAACAAGGGGTTTCAGAACAAGACGAGCATGATGCCTTCGAGGACCAGGCTACACATATCGTGGGGTATTTTGATGGAGAACCGTTTGCAGCTGCTCGACTCAGATTTATTGAGGATTATGCTAAGCTTGAAAGAATTTGTGTAGAGAAGGCTCACAGAGGCAATTCCTTCGGCAAGCAAATCATTCACTACATGGAAACAGTGATTAAAGATGAAGGATATTCAAGGGCCAAGCTTAACTCGCAAACTCACGCAGAAGGCTTTTATGAAAGTCTCGGATACCGTACTGTGTCGGAAGAATTCATGGATGCCGGCATCCCTCATGTAACAATGATTAAAGATTTATGA
- a CDS encoding phosphoglycerate dehydrogenase, with amino-acid sequence MSTLTQDKLNTIKTLNNIADRGLDVFEKVNYTIDNDSENPDAIVVRSYNMHDMEFGKNLKAIARAGAGVNNIPVEDYTERGIVVFNTPGANANAVKEIVLTSLMALSRNLFSGVSWARTLKGKGEEIPSLVETGKKQFIGKEIKGKTLGVIGLGAVGSLVANDALDLDMDVIGFDPFISVNTAWNLSRNVQRAMTMKELFAYSDYITVHVPLTKDTSGMFNEETFNMMKPGVNILNFSRGGLVNEEDMAAALESGKVGKYVTDFPNENVLEMENAIPLPHLGASTKESEENCAIMAARQVEEFLETGNIKNSVNFPNASLPYTGRRRVTAYHHNVPNMVGQITSALSNYNLNIADMVNRSREDYAYTMIDIDNEVNGNVIPDLEAQINQIEGIVSVRII; translated from the coding sequence ATGAGCACATTAACACAAGACAAATTGAACACGATTAAAACATTAAATAACATTGCTGATCGTGGCTTGGATGTATTCGAAAAGGTGAATTATACAATAGATAACGATAGTGAGAATCCTGACGCCATTGTGGTGCGCAGTTATAACATGCATGACATGGAATTTGGCAAAAATCTAAAAGCAATTGCAAGGGCAGGCGCGGGCGTCAATAATATTCCGGTCGAAGATTATACAGAACGTGGAATTGTCGTGTTTAATACACCAGGTGCTAATGCGAATGCTGTAAAGGAAATAGTACTGACTTCATTGATGGCGTTATCCCGTAATCTATTTTCCGGTGTATCCTGGGCCAGGACGTTAAAAGGAAAAGGCGAAGAGATTCCGAGTCTTGTAGAAACTGGAAAGAAACAATTTATCGGAAAAGAAATAAAAGGAAAAACATTAGGGGTGATTGGATTAGGAGCGGTCGGCTCTCTAGTAGCAAATGATGCACTAGACCTCGATATGGATGTCATAGGGTTTGACCCATTTATTTCAGTTAATACTGCCTGGAACCTGTCTCGTAATGTGCAACGTGCCATGACAATGAAGGAGCTGTTTGCCTATTCTGATTACATTACAGTGCACGTTCCGTTAACAAAGGATACAAGCGGCATGTTCAATGAAGAAACATTTAACATGATGAAACCTGGTGTCAATATTCTGAACTTTTCCCGCGGTGGGCTGGTGAACGAAGAAGATATGGCGGCTGCCCTTGAAAGTGGTAAAGTTGGTAAGTATGTGACAGACTTTCCAAATGAAAACGTGCTGGAAATGGAAAATGCCATTCCACTTCCTCACCTTGGTGCCTCCACGAAAGAATCAGAGGAAAATTGTGCGATTATGGCTGCTCGCCAGGTGGAGGAGTTTCTGGAAACAGGAAACATCAAAAATTCAGTGAATTTCCCAAATGCTTCTCTTCCTTATACTGGGAGGCGCCGTGTGACAGCTTATCATCATAACGTTCCAAACATGGTTGGTCAGATCACATCAGCTTTATCAAATTACAACTTGAACATCGCTGACATGGTGAACAGAAGCCGGGAAGATTATGCCTATACCATGATTGATATTGATAATGAAGTAAACGGTAATGTCATTCCCGACTTAGAAGCGCAAATAAACCAGATCGAAGGCATCGTTTCCGTCCGCATTATTTAA
- a CDS encoding CotY/CotZ family spore coat protein codes for MGCRGKEKDYDFDKCDFKDCVCDILRDIKAAQDEVAGDNCCDYGCKQSIDDLVGGTMGGNGRDTIPVILYCEGTCKPFKGFGGKRCEDNSNNFDVKESFFFRVKDVDDDCCATLELLLSPETGSDCGCECPAEQETEDLSATGICITVDLKCFCHVTCLPAISAL; via the coding sequence ATGGGCTGTAGAGGAAAAGAAAAAGATTATGATTTCGATAAGTGCGACTTCAAAGATTGTGTTTGCGATATCCTTAGAGACATTAAAGCAGCACAAGACGAGGTAGCCGGAGATAACTGTTGTGATTATGGCTGCAAACAGTCAATTGATGATTTGGTAGGCGGTACCATGGGAGGCAACGGTCGCGACACGATCCCTGTTATCTTATACTGTGAAGGAACTTGTAAACCTTTCAAAGGTTTCGGAGGAAAACGCTGTGAGGATAACAGCAATAACTTCGACGTTAAAGAAAGCTTCTTCTTCCGTGTAAAAGATGTAGATGACGATTGCTGTGCAACATTGGAATTGCTTCTTTCACCTGAAACAGGATCTGATTGTGGCTGTGAATGTCCTGCAGAACAAGAAACGGAAGATTTAAGTGCAACAGGGATTTGCATCACAGTCGATCTAAAATGCTTCTGCCATGTAACTTGCTTGCCTGCAATTTCTGCACTATAA